Proteins encoded in a region of the Mercenaria mercenaria strain notata chromosome 1, MADL_Memer_1, whole genome shotgun sequence genome:
- the LOC123525696 gene encoding solute carrier family 35 member F6-like: protein MARLTCMQMVLTAGMLVTGSINTLCKKAQNDCVVKGYKSNEHSFNHPWFQTWMLCTAQALCLIGLPIQRRRNLQEYRKEIAKNEVKDVQIKIETGPPVHARLCQWILIIPSCCSLISTSLCGIGLLYVDASIMLMLRGSVIIFTGICSVIFLKRKLKVTHWLGMIIVIVGLVLAGCSSVLKGQGHKTIGGNTITGIILIVVAQVIIGGQITLKEAVLKKRNLHPLHIVGMGGIYGFTLMSFIVLPVLYFIPGDNIHGSYENSIDALYQISNSYQLMILCLVYITSVAFYNYFSMAILRTLTAVHKTLIDACRTVFVWGVGLTIYYGFDKNFGEPFDKAYGILQVDGFLFLMIGTAMYNQLLDLRNFLPCYSFQSEEIRDVPYGFNQQSTKQDVTYNVEKSDNENTKLLTERN, encoded by the exons ATGGCGAGACTGACATGTATGCAGATGGTTTTGACGGCGGGTATGCTTGTTACAGGGAGTATTAATACACTGTGCAAAAAGGCCCAAAACGATTGTGT AGTGAAGGGTTACAAGTCTAACGAGCATAGTTTTAACCATCCTTGGTTTCAAACTTGGATGCTGTGCACAG CACAGGCGTTGTGTTTGATAGGATTGCCTATACAAAGAAGAAGGAACTTGCAAGAATACAGGAAAGAA ATCGCCAAGAACGAGGTTAAAGATGTGCAAATCAAAATTGAAACAGGACCTCCAGTTCATGCAAG ACTGTGTCAATGGATTTTGATTATACCAAGTTGTTGTTCCCTAATCTCAACATCTCTGTGCG GTATTGGCTTACTTTATGTTGATGCTTCCATCATGTTGATGCTCAGAGGATCGGTTATCATATTTACAGGAATTTGTTCC GTAATATTCCTGAAAAGGAAATTGAAAGTAACGCATTGGTTAGGTATGATTATTGTTATAGTCGGTTTAGTGTTAGCTGGCTGTTCAAGTgtgttaaaaggtcaaggtcacaaaacaATCGGTGGGAATACAATTACAG GTATAATACTTATCGTTGTTGCTCAGGTCATAATAGGAGGTCAAATCACTCTAAAGGAGGCAGTTTTAAAAAAGAGGAACTTACATCCACTGCAC ATTGTTGGCATGGGCGGCATATATGGATTTACATTAATGTCTTTT ATCGTGTTGCCTGTTCTGTATTTCATACCTGGTGATAATATACATGGAAGTTACGAGAATAGTATTGATGCACTGTACCAGATTTCAAACAGTTACCAACTTATGATATTATGTCTTGTTTATATAACGTCTGTAGCATTCTACAACTACTTTTCCATGGCTATATTAAGAACACTTACCG CGGTGCACAAAACGTTGATAGATGCTTGTAGGACCGTATTCGTTTGGGGAGTTGGTCTAACCATCTACTATGGTTTTGATAAG aACTTTGGAGAGCCTTTTGACAAAGCGTACGGGATACTTCAAG TTGATGGTTTCTTATTTCTGATGATCGGTACAGCAATGTATAACCAGCTTTTAGACCTGAGAAATTTTTTGCCATGTTACAGTTTCCAGTCAGAGGAAATTAGAGATGTTCCTTATGGATTTAATCAGCAAAGCACAAAACAAGATGTTACTTACAATGTCGAGAAAAGTgataatgaaaatacaaaattgttGACCGAAAGAAATTAG